In Xiphophorus hellerii strain 12219 chromosome 8, Xiphophorus_hellerii-4.1, whole genome shotgun sequence, the genomic window TGTATAGATGTCGTCATTATTGTTGATGGTGTCGATGTTGTTCGTGTCGTTGGTGGTGTTGTTGGTGCTGTAGTTGGTGCTGTAGTTGgtgtagttgttgttgttgtcattgttggtgctgtagttgttgttggtgctgtaGTTGTTgtcattgttgttgttgtcattgaTGTTGGTGCTGTAGTTGTTGTCATTGTTGCTGGTGTCATTGCCGTCGTTGTCGCTGATGCCAATGTTGATGCTAATGATAGCAACAGCCCTGTAATTCCACACAAACGACACTTCAGTCTTTTTCCACTCTTAATCTCGCCTcttatgttttacagtgcagcagTTTCTCTACAATATTCTTTATTCTGAGACATAAAACcgtttaaaaatcaaaaccagtcaagaaaaacacaattccCATTGGTTAATTCTACATAATCTCCAAtctgtacagcacatttcagcaactcacagtgcttcacatcatgaaaacatcatCCATAGTTGtgaaaaaacagacattaaatttcctatatgttggtcaatgttcaaCTTATCATGCAGTTTGATGACGGAAACAGAAAAGGTCCAAAACAGCTGCCCTGTGGAACTCCAGATTGTACATTTTTtatggatgaataaaaagttcataaaaagtttaaaaatatgactgACTTTCTTCTTGGAATATTAtcagttttttacatttaaaagaaatgtattattatGGTCTTAATCcactgtcagttttgttttctttgcgaAATGGTTGCAAAGATGCGCAGCAGATAGAAAATGaactcaaaataacaatattatcgtttatcacaataactgcTGGAACAattttatcgtccagtaaaatttcTTATGACAGAACAATACATTCTTAGtttaacaaagtatttttagggaatttcttcatgttttgcCTCACTGTGTCTAACTAAAACCACGCTGATGTTTTTCTTAGACGCAGGCCGTGTTGGTGTGCAGGAAGTGGAAACTGAGATCCGGTTTGACGCTTCTGAGAGTTTCTCTCTCAGGCAGTTTGGtctcaattttgtttttcaaactgataaaaacatttttctcacctCTAAATCTGTCTAACAACACTTCCTGTCACAAACCAACCTTTTCCCTCAGCCTCCACTGGTTTAGTTAAAGTAATTACtgttaatcaatcaatcattgAGAAAACCTTTGAACTGTGGAGCTTCCCTCGAGGAAATGCAGGTTTTAACTGAAACTTTCTTTAACTTCAGACAATCTTTGAAAACAGCTGAGGAGATCAGGTTGTATGATCATTTTCAGcatcatttaaacatttaaacaaactaaTTAATCTGAATATTGTGCAGGTATTTGAGTGAACTGATCATAGAGCGGATGACTTACATGTTATCAGCGTTTGCAGACTGACCCTcatcttgtttttatcttcCTGAGCGTCTGAGCTGCTGATCTTTGCTCCCTCTGGACGTCTGAGCGGTTCCCTGCCTGGAgccggttccggttctggttatATATGAGCCGAACATGAGAGAGGGGGGCGGTACCGCTGACTGAGTCAGACCTCAGAGGGCGGCCCGGTCCGCATTCAGGAAGCTGTTAGAGGTGACAGCCTGTGGTTGGTTTATTTTTAGGCTCCGTGTTCTGGTTAAAAGTTTAATAACTGAGATACATTATAAAACAGAatataagttgtttttatttctataattatttttatttctggtaTAAATGTTccgtttttttttcattttaaggttGGTGGCGATAGAGTTCAGTGATTTAATGTTAAACCAGCAGCAACGTCTGAGTTGTAATTACAAGCATCcagcagcagagggcagcacaAACTTTAAATACATTCAGGAAGAACAGCAGGTGAATTTTAAAGGAGAAGTACACCATTTATTGAGTGAACGGCGTACTAACCTCAATATTAATAAGGTTATTTCCTAATATATTCCatagtatatttatttatttaaaattttattttcgcatttgtttacagttttctttgctcttatttattcagttatttttcttaattatttacagtttcatctcctagttatttcattttattttctcattcattttctattttgattagtcttatttttatacttagttttatttcctatttacttagtttcaattttatttagtcagtttatttcctctttgtttttaatattattttatttactaatttattAAACGTTTTATTTCCTCTCTATTTCATGGCTTTTTTGGAAGCTTCTTGCCTCCCTGTATAAAAcagtccagcagggggcagcatgTTGCTATGAAAGACGCCCTGACTGCCGATTTATTACAATAACAGAAAGTGTTCATTTTGAAAGCCtagaatttaaaacaaatccaTTAATTATCAAATTCAgtcctttctttttaaaccataaaatcaTCCTCACAAAGATTCCAGAGGATTGAAGTTTACCAACAGAACATTGGTTCTGGTGTCACCAGATCCCGTCCTTTTCCACTCAGACTGACTTTACTGCGACTAAAGAGAGTCAAGAGTTTATGTAGGACTGAAGGATTTGTTCCTGCTCTGATCAGCTGCTGCGTTTCACATTCACTCTGAattgagtcaaaccaaccaaactctgaaaaacctgttcccctcctcgcctgtgggggcgctgcaccaataaccactgaaggaaacgacaaaaacctccaaagacACTGAGCATAACGTAATTCTTTCACAAAGTGTAAACAGAGTGGCGTCAGAATTTAGGGGTTggaggatttttatttcttccgcTTGCACTTGGctagtgtgtttgttttggttgtttttacccagaatgccctgcgctgtagttcacttcctgcttttggagcggtctccggtctaAAAGCTTAgtcaaattgctttttttgttcaattacACGTCCACGCTTCTCCAACCGAACCGGAACTACAGTTTTATTAAAGCGACTAAACAAAGCTGTTTTGAAATTTTTCTAaagcgcaaggcattctgggtaaaaacagtcaaaaaagtgttagcctagcgctagcaggaaaAATGGATCGTGGTTTTGTAcgaaagacaaaagacaaatcctccaaccgctaaaatttgatcccgctccatttttgtttccatttggtgaagaatgaagttgcgctcagtgtcttcagaggttttctt contains:
- the LOC116724605 gene encoding putative uncharacterized protein DDB_G0283779, which produces MAVAIISINIGISDNDGNDTSNNDNNYSTNINDNNNNDNNYSTNNNYSTNNDNNNNYTNYSTNYSTNNTTNDTNNIDTINNNDDIYTFVN